The DNA region TCGAGCACAACGCGCACCGCCGGTACAAAAAAACATAGCCGGTCGATGAAGACACTCCAGAAGATCAGCGTGGCGATCAGCACCATGCCTTCAGCCACGGTCTCGTACTGTCCGGCCATGCCATTCTGTGCACCATCTGCGATCATCACCAGCAACAGGACGTTGGCGGTTCCGACAGAACCGAATTCACGCCGTCCGGCGATGCGCAGCAGCACGAAGATGAACCAGAATATCAGGGTGCCGCGGACGAACAGCTCCAGAGGGGACATCTGAAATTGAAATAGGCCCAACCAGTCCACTTCCATCAGTAGCCTCCGTTATGTCGTAATTCGCTAGGCTCGGGCGACGCGGCGTATGGTGTTGGAACGGCTTGCCTAGGCGCCTTGCCGGCCTGCCCGATGCGGTAATGCCGTAAGCCAAACGCCGCCAGCTGTTCGCGCCGATACAGGTTGCGCGCATCGAAAACGGCGGGCGAGGCCAGGCACCTGGTCAAGCGCGAAAAGTCGGGCGAGCGGAACTCATCCCATTCGGTGATGACGACCAGCGCGTCGCTGCCATCGCAGGCCGCATACGCATCGTCACTCAAGTTGAGCGCCGCATCATGAATCACACGGCGGACCGGCTTGTTGGCAACCGGATCGTAGGCGCTGACCTGCGCACCGGCATCAAGCAGCATGCGGATCAGTATCAGGGACGGTGCTTC from Pollutimonas thiosulfatoxidans includes:
- a CDS encoding DUF421 domain-containing protein, whose translation is MEVDWLGLFQFQMSPLELFVRGTLIFWFIFVLLRIAGRREFGSVGTANVLLLVMIADGAQNGMAGQYETVAEGMVLIATLIFWSVFIDRLCFFVPAVRVVLEPNRICLIKDGEMQRRGMRKEYITEEELMAQLRAHGIDDVARVRRAYIEEAGQVTVLPYRD